DNA from Kryptolebias marmoratus isolate JLee-2015 linkage group LG15, ASM164957v2, whole genome shotgun sequence:
TTCGGAGCATCAGGACTCAGTAGAACTGTTCAGGGGCCTCGAGTACATGTCCTCCTGAAACATGGCGTACGCACAAACAAGTCCAGATGTCTGAAAGTGTGCGCATGCCTGACTCCATCCACATCATGGTGGAACTAGGCCACATCGACTCAGATGGATGCATGTACGCCCTGCAGGTGTGACACATCCAGGCTGCACGTTTGTAACAGAACTTCTGTAAACAAAGAATGATCTGAAACTTGTTCAACCagcaaaaaacaggaagtttctcACCTGAAGCACTGCCTAGTAATGGTGCTGTGAAGACAGGTTGATGTATGGGGGCTCAGTGCACATTAATATCAGGAGGCCTCACTCTGTAGTCTGTTCCCAagcagctcctcagactgagGGAATGAATCATGCTGCCATGTTGCACATGACCTATAatagaaatgaatgaataatgaatCTGTTAACATAAATATATTCATCCAGGAAAAGAACcttgatttttacatttacaagtTCTCATTTAAAAGTGTCTGCAGTCGATAGCTCTCACTGTGCTTTCATGTTGGCCGgttctcagctgcagctggagctcTGACCCCGGTGTGGTCAGCAGCTGGGTGAGGACGGGGCTCCAGGACCGGCTGGGTGGGGACGGGGCTTCAGGACCGGCTGGGTGGGGACGGGGCTTCAGGACCGGCTGGGTGGGGACGGGGCTCCAGGACCAGCTCCAACAGGGTTGCTAAGGGAAACAAGGGGCTGATGGAGCCGGTCACCATGTTGGGTCACatgttgtttctgctctgtgttaTTTGcagcagtaataataataattgtaataCTCTACTAAGGTTAAAGGTTTTCACTGCACCACCTTGTACATGCTGTAACATCCACTGTGGGTGTAGTTGTTGTTCATCATGTGTCCAATAAGTTTCCACATCATTAACAGTTTCCCAGCATGAACTCTAAGTGTCGCCAGCGGActaataactgtaaaatatttCCACTGTCAGGTCATTACTGATACATGCAGGATGTATGCATGTTCTGTGCCCTTTGGATCAGTTTATTATGTTCTGAAGGAAGGTGGAGCTACTCTTCctcatgaatgaatgaatgaatcagtCCTCAAGCTCTCATTCTTTCCTCCCAACAGacttttcaacatttgaaatgtttattattttaaattgtgactaaaatcagagtttatgagatttgcagatcatttCATCCTGTTTTGATCTACATTTTACCCAAAGTCCCAACTCTGTTAGACTTTGTGTTGTTCATGTAAAGAGTGCTCTGTGTTGTCTGCAGGGTACAAAAAGGATCAGAAGGGGAAGAAGGAGGTCACTGAGCAGAAACgaaaagagaaggagaagaagatcGACTCTGAGAGCAACAagtacagagaggaagaggaggctgaggaggaggaggaggagcagcagcggaTGGAGGAGGAGcccgaggaggaagaggaggaggaggaggaggtggagaactAGAGCTCACCGGAGGAGGCCATGTCCTCCAACTGACCCGACTCAGACCCTGgagcttcagctgctcttcATCAGCCGACAGCACACTGCTCAGCTCAGTTTGGTGAcatttgaagaaagaaaagtcaaatttaaatcCTGAAGGATGCGTTCCTTCTTCGGGACAGTCCCAGATTTAGGTGAAATTGTACGagtcagctttgtttttgtattttttttgtacttttataaaTTTGTACATGACtggaaagtttcaataaagttttttttgtataaaataaaacgtgATGTCTCAGTGAAGGGACAGGAAGTCCAGATGAAAGCTGTAATTATCCCTGTTGGAACCGCATGGAGGACCTTCAGTCAGCTGACAGAACCACAGTAagttaccacaccaaatattagctgtGTCTGTAAAAAGTCTGTTTAAtagctggggcagccatcttgaaagggctggactccaaaggttcatcagttgcagacatttaatgtttacttCCTGATAGTATTTAAATCTGTCCGGTGGGCCATGAGatcttttacaaacacaaacaaacacacagacatgaggtggtgggtgataaaacagactgaagctGAGGTTAAAGCTAAACTCTGAGAACACAGGATCGTTTTCAGAGCCTGCTTTGAAATGAACGGCTTTAGTGGGTTTAATTTGGTTTGATGgatattatttcatttatacTTATCTGTTAAACTTCTATCTTCACTAGTAGAGGCTGCTTTCTCTTAGAGCaacaaataataatgaattCAAATAGACAGAATATAACGGGATTTTTGTCTgattgaaaaaataatttaagtttaaagtttCCTTTAGTTTTCCAAGATTTCAGCAATTGAGGTTAATGCTGACTGAGAATaagagttttagctgttttacagagttaaatgcaaaaagaaaacatggaataTTTTATTAGATCCAggtttattactgcagctacACTAAAACTCTCAGGACTTATGTAAAGAGGTACATTCATTATCTGCATGTTTATGTAAAATGGTTGGAtttgaaaaggttaaaaataatttccattGGTTTTACAGCACATCAGGACAAACCTATGACTGcaggaaacacattttcttaaaagaGACCTATCATGCAAAATTCactatttgcatgttttgtactttcatttgggtatctactgcttctagaaacagtccaagagcaaaaaaaaaaacaaaaacaaaaacgatacacccagctgtttttttaataataagtaaatgttttctggtgtctgcaaagtGAAccgtttcaaaaacctcaggattgttgcgtcacaatcctcgttacctagcaaccccaggcccagcccagcccctcacctagcaacccaagtggagctccacccacttcattacaggaagaccatcatgttagttctgctggttttactgctgaacaacgtctgctggaaaaggaaaatgttctgttgtcggctgcaatatagaacatgtatTTATATTGCTGCTGTTCTGACCCGCTACCAGTCAGGGTTCGGACCGCTGATTGCCATTGTCTGACTCAATAAATATCGGTTTGGAAGCGCTAAGTGCCGCTGTCcgaaagtcagaatcctcagagtttgaattaataacgatataaatgtgggtcagatctgcagagtttaattctggcagaaaaaacaaaaactcccaggacagtggcccttgaggcctggagtttgacagcCCTGGTTTAATCCTTCacagagtttttatgttttgagacaggacactgagttggggggcgtggccaacagcagctaatttgcataaaagtgacgcAGCCCTAAAACctctcattctgaaatgagctcaaaacaggcagaagtgATCAGgagaaatctcaatatctgagaatgattctgtgtattaaatgtaatgaacatgttttgtacagtcCACAGAGCtgtcctgacttgttcaaggaagcagaatTGGTCCTCTTTAAACTAACTTCTCTTTTGATTTTTTgcacattgtttattttatgagaaTATATTCCAAGTTATTCAATTTTGCCAAGACAAAGTGTCAACCAGAATCCCACCCCTGCATGAAAATTAGACTTAAGTAATTTAACGTCTGTTAGTAaatgaaccaatggacagattttaatgaagcttttaaaaatgatatatATAACTTCTATTTggccctatttgttccacttcacttcaagctcaggtcctctaccacaGCGGTCCCAAACCTTTTAGCTCCAGGGACCGGTTCACTATAAGACAGTATTTTCATGGactggcctttaaaggtgtggtggataaatacaacaaaataaaatgatacagccggcatgaaaacaggggtattttttaaacataataaacgtaaatccaacatGCCCTCACAGCTTTGTTAGTTGGgtcctggtgttgtgttatcaacatgaagaacagcctctcctccccctgatgttctctgtgtttaaacatgcccttcaaaataagatacagcacaaatataaagtgctcaaagaatccaactcaccataatcctgaatcagtggagccctgagcctgtttctcagtaaccagacgtttgttttttactcattttgctgcttgtgggtttgtttttagcggtaacggatcacgtgacctagtTAAGCGTTCTGACACACATCAAAAGTCAGAGACtgatggagtggagagaatccacagctctgatgaccactggtgccactgaggccttgactctccacaacttctctatttcctcctTCAGCCCTTTGTATTTCTcagcttctcgtgctccttcttcctgatgttacagtcacttgggactgctacatctatcaccagaATGTCTGGTTTGTTAGccgtcagctgtttgtcagtctggatctagaagccccacagtatcttagccctgccattcttgtgtggagtctcccactttgactgtgggacatccagtccatactcggtacagatgttcctgttcaCTATTCCAGAcactgcctgcatcttacatcctgctattatgtgttGGACTGAGTCAGAGGCATCTTTACACAGTCTGCACCTTGGGTcttgcctggtatgatagaacCCGGCCTGATTGTCTCCGTccgtccttcagtccagccctttctagccactggtaagATTTAAACCCAGCTCTCTCTGCAACCTGAACTAACTTTTTGGGCCGACCCAATTAAAGACTACTACTACAGCTAACACTGGttagaattaaataaaatttaacagctattgagctaaaattggatgtagTAGTAGCAGAATTAACACATACTGTGAAGGTGACATGTAGTATTATCACAagattgaaaataaatgtacaatGTTTGACcaataacagcttcaactcaaGCATTCATCAGAAGATGCTCTTAGTTTaaaaaggtggcaggtgatatgcataaAGTTATTAGAAGCTGCTGATCCTGAggatttactttattttcacattaaaacacaacttAAACCTTATTGCTCCTCATTATGTaaacttttcatgtttttaaagccaagacttccaaaaataaatgattgaaaaacAAGAACTCAGGTTTTggtcaacattttatttgaaaacttgATTCTGTTCAATCAGACGGACACTCCACTTTGCCACTGTTGATGTCGTCGATGACATCATGAGGAAGACGGCCATCGATGGTACAGCCGACAGACTGAGCTGTTCCCAGGATCTCCTTGATGGTTCCTGATGAggaacagaggagaagtgagcAGGGAGCTGAGCAGCAGTCTGAACTCGGGCAAATGTTTGGTTTCAACGGTTAGTGTTCCAGACTTTTCGGCACAGAGTTGTCCATTCATGTGGACAGCTCTGTTTCCTAAAGCCGGGTTTGCTCTGAGCCTCCACTGGAGTATACTCAGCCACAGGCAGACAGGTATAGTAGCGGGAGGCGGATCCAGTGCAACCAGACAGATTCAACATTTGGTCTTACCAGAGAGCTCCCTGGCGATGGAGCGAGGCCTCATGGTGCGAGCAATGCTTACAATCTCATCGAAGGTCACGCTGCCGCTGTGTTTAACTGGAAAATTCATAAAACAGAAGATTAAAACCGAGCCAGTCCAGCCCAGGACTGGCAGACCGTGGTGAAAAGTGTCACTTACTGTTCTTGACCTTCTTCCTGTCACGAGGAGGCTCCTTCAGAGCTTTGATGATCAGAGCGGAGGCAGAGGGAACCACTTCAAtctgttcaaaacaaacacagaggacTTCATACAGCAGGGTTCCAGACTCAATGTGCAGATCACTAGGTAAATTTTGAGCAATTTTCCACACTAAAGCATTTGTACCTTGGTGTAGCTTTATTATCTGTAGGCTTTTGTGAAATGTTAAGATGTgaaaagtgtttctttaaaaaagaaaaacttgatcTTGCATGGACAAACCACCAGCGACTACAGGTTCCCTTTATAATCCAtattactttgttttactttacgtttgacaaaatgtgtttttatggcagaaacattttttcataATGTTACCAAATCTGATGGCCTCAGTGAAGTTGTACAAACCTGTCAGCTCAgtgttttggaacattttctaTAATGACAAATATCTCACAGCAAAGAACATCTCAAGTTCTGCCAGTTGGTAATCTTATTTACATATGAACCAAACGTAGACCTGTTTAGCTTTAATATACAATGGGAAAAATACTCATTGAGTATTTACGGAAATGTTCTAGGAAGTGTAACAGgaaatacagaatgaaacactgATGTAGGAACCCCATGAAGGTGCTGATCAAAGACTCAGAAAAGTGATTACAGGTTCCAGATGACAATCTGTCATTGGTAGTTTTTAAAACCCAGATCATTCAGTCTTTTCTGTCAAAAGAAATCTCATATTTACAGACAAGACCAGAAGCAGGGGTTGACCTGACTCCTTCAGACCTGTGAGTCAGTCTGATATTGTACACAATTGAGTGAAAACCTTCAGTCCAAAGTGACAAACTAATGATGGACATGTAGATAAATTAAGGTTCCCAATTCATTCAGCAGTGAGCTCAATCTGTTGAGCAGTGCTGGTCTTACAGCAGCCTGACGGTTCTGGATGGTCAGCTTCACAGTGATCCTCAGGCCCTTCCAGTCTCCGGTGGCCTTGGCAATGTCGTCACCAACTTTCTTGGGAGACTGAAAGAAAACGAGTCATCTGATTAAAATCCAGCAGATCAAGACTGGTTCTGTCAGAGAACAGCTTGGTTAGTGTTCCAGACTTTTCGGCACAGAGTTGTCCATTCATGTGGACAGCTCTGTTTCCTAAAGCCGGGTTTGCTCTGAGCCTCCACTGGAGTATACTCAGCCACAGGCAGACGGGTATAGTGGCGGGAGGCTTGACGGAACCACAAACATGCGATACTCACCAGACCCAGAGGTCCAATTTTGGGGGCCAAGGCTGATGTGGCTCCAACTTCTCCTCCTGTGCACCTCATgtacactgaaacacacaaaaaacaaatcagacctTTTCCAAAGGTTCCTCAGGAGTCTTCAGCAGGTTTGGGGAAACCTTCTTACTTTGACCAGCTTtgctaaatttactttttaacattGTAAAATCCCCATTTTTGACAACACTGGGCTTTAAGTAGTAGAACTGGAATTTGtcaagcagctgaaaacaatTTAACAACTAAAATCACTGTTAAAAGCAGGAAGTAAAAATTAACTTGTAAACTGCAGCAGGCACTTACAGCACACCtcaatcaccatggcaacaggttCCATGTTTGATCTGCTCTGACAACCAACAATTTGCACCAGTAAAGTTGCCAAGTAACTGTTGCTGTGGAAACCTGCAGTTAATGtctaaattttactttttctactTGACCTCTTACTTCTGGGGACTCAAAAATGTACAATTTCCTTTTACTTTGCAGCTCAGCAACATCATGTTTCTCTGGACTGAAGTTCACAAGATGTTCAAAAATAATTCATCTGCTGAGGCTCTAACCTTAATCGTATATTTCTGATTTATCCCAATGTAGTCctgtaacaaacagaaaatacaccCAAGGCTCTTGGCCTCCCCTTCCCATCATCTGACCACAGTCATGAACTATAAagttcaacttaaaaaaataatcaggatGAAGAGAGCCGTTTAGCCTAATAATTTTTGCATTGAAAACAGTTACATTATAAAGTCTGAACATCATTTATTGCTTTTACATTGTCCTAGAtagggttaaaaataaatatcagtaGAA
Protein-coding regions in this window:
- the rpl12 gene encoding 60S ribosomal protein L12 isoform X2 — translated: MRCTGGEVGATSALAPKIGPLGLSPKKVGDDIAKATGDWKGLRITVKLTIQNRQAAIEVVPSASALIIKALKEPPRDRKKVKNIKHSGSVTFDEIVSIARTMRPRSIARELSGTIKEILGTAQSVGCTIDGRLPHDVIDDINSGKVECPSD
- the rpl12 gene encoding 60S ribosomal protein L12 isoform X1 — encoded protein: MPPKFDPNEIKIVYMRCTGGEVGATSALAPKIGPLGLSPKKVGDDIAKATGDWKGLRITVKLTIQNRQAAIEVVPSASALIIKALKEPPRDRKKVKNIKHSGSVTFDEIVSIARTMRPRSIARELSGTIKEILGTAQSVGCTIDGRLPHDVIDDINSGKVECPSD